The sequence below is a genomic window from Abditibacteriota bacterium.
GTAGCGCACTTGAATGGGGTTCAAGGGGCCGCAGGTTCAAATCCTGTCTTCCCGACCAGCTTTTATATTGCATTCCGTCAGGGAATGCATATTTTTTATCTGCAGGTATGCTATGCTTTTCTTAGACAGCGAGGCCATGCTCCGCAAGGCCCGGGCTCTGTACCTGAGCGGCTGCACCCATACGGCCGTGGGGCTCCTGGGCAGGATATTGCAGTATGACAGGGAGGACCCGGAGGTCTATTTTCTCCGGGGCTGCTGCTACAGTCAGATGGCCGATTTCCCCTCGGCCCTGGAGGACTTTGACAGCTGTCTCCGGCTGGACCCCTCCGACCCGGAGGCCCATCTGGAGAAGGGCAACGTCCACCAGTATATGGGGGACAGGGACAAGGCCATAGAGTGCTACGAGACCGCCCAGGCTCTGGACCCCTTTTGCTCCAACGCCGTGTACAATCTGGGCAGCATGTATCTGGACGCCGGCGACCTGCCGGAGGCGGCGGACTGTTTTCTGCGGGTGGCCCAGCTCAGGCCCTGGGACGTGGACTCCCTCAACAATCTGGCCGTCTGCTACGCCTCCATGGGGCGGGAGGAGGAGGCCAGGAGCATTCTGGAGCGGGCCGTGACCATCGATCAGGATCACGAGGACGCGCCGGTGAAC
It includes:
- a CDS encoding tetratricopeptide repeat protein gives rise to the protein MLFLDSEAMLRKARALYLSGCTHTAVGLLGRILQYDREDPEVYFLRGCCYSQMADFPSALEDFDSCLRLDPSDPEAHLEKGNVHQYMGDRDKAIECYETAQALDPFCSNAVYNLGSMYLDAGDLPEAADCFLRVAQLRPWDVDSLNNLAVCYASMGREEEARSILERAVTIDQDHEDAPVNLHILERRGAGRP